Genomic window (Candidatus Poribacteria bacterium):
CTTTAATATTTTTAACTGCAGGCTACATGTTATTTTTACATAAAAATGGAGACTTCATTATGGTTATTGTGAATAAGCACCATCTTCTAACTCCGAAAAGTAGTAGGAATTTTCTCGAAGCCACACTGGCAAGCGCATCCTCGGTTACGCAACGGTCAGTGGGATGTCTCGGTAAGTATTCGGCCATGAAGCGCGTTAAGTTGTTGTGTTGGTTGATGCTCTGTCTCATGTCTACGGCTCGACCGCTTTCAGTCAGGAATACGGCGGCGGCTACGCTTGGGGAATGGCTTGGAGTTACGGCAGTTTATCCGAAGCACGGAACGACGCCATCTCGGAGTGCCGTCGCAAAGGTGGCACCAACTGCTTTGAAGTCGTCTGGTTCCGTGATGCCTGCGGCGCACTCGCCATTGGTGACAACAACGGTTACGGGAGTGGTTGGGGGACCTCGTATGGCCTGGCCGAACAGTATGCGCTGAATTCGTGCCGAAGCTATAACCGAAACTGCCGTATTGCCATATCAAGATGTGCCAGGTGAATCGCGCGATGAAGGGCCGCTCGCTCGGGTGGAAGCGGCAAGTGTCGATTCCCGAGATTTGTTGACACTTTTTTCCAAATTTAGCTAAATGTTCAAGTGTATTTGGTAAGGATGATTACAGAGTCTTGATTATGAAAAAGCACTATCTTTGACTTCGAGACGCAGTAGGGATTTTCTCAAAACTGTAC
Coding sequences:
- a CDS encoding DUF4189 domain-containing protein, translated to MLVDALSHVYGSTAFSQEYGGGYAWGMAWSYGSLSEARNDAISECRRKGGTNCFEVVWFRDACGALAIGDNNGYGSGWGTSYGLAEQYALNSCRSYNRNCRIAISRCAR